A single region of the Populus nigra chromosome 2, ddPopNigr1.1, whole genome shotgun sequence genome encodes:
- the LOC133681457 gene encoding large ribosomal subunit protein uL6c-like, producing MLESSTMASSSITSSFQTSNLRSVFLGERNRICVPGVPVTRNGFLRKAIECKESRIGKQPIQVPSNVTIKLEGQDLKVKGPLGELSRTYPREVKLERDEDGIIRVKKALETRRANQMHGLFRTLTDNMVVGVSKGFEKRLQLVGVGYRANVEGKDLVLSLGFSHPVRMAIPATLQVKVEENTRIVVSGFDKCSIGEFAASIRRWRPPEPYKGKGVRYANEIIRLKEGKAGKKK from the exons ATGCTGGAGAGCTCGACAATGGCTTCTTCTTCAATCACCTCTTCTTTTCAGACCAG CAATTTGAGATCTGTATTCTTGGGTGAAAGAAACAGAATTTGTGTACCTGGTGTTCCTGTAACTCGCAATGGTTTTTTGAGAAAGGCTATTGAATGTAAGGAGTCACGGATAGGGAAGCAACCAATTCAAGTTCCATCCAATGTGACAATCAAATTGGAAGGTCAGGATTTGAAAGTAAAGGGTCCATTGGGGGAACTTTCAAGGACTTACCCACGAGAAGTGAAGCTTGAGAGGGACGAGGATGGAATCATTCGGGTGAAAAAGGCACTAGAAACTAGAAGAGCGAACCAAATGCATGGTCTTTTCAG AACACTTACGGACAACATGGTGGTGGGAGTATCTAAGGGTTTCGAGAAGAGACTTCAACTAGTTGGTGTTGGTTATCGTGCAAATGTAGAAGGAAAAGACTTGGTATTAAGTCTGGGATTCTCTCATCCAGTTAGGATGGCAATCCCTGCTACACTACAAGTGAAAGTGGAAGAGAACACCAGGATCGTTGTCAGTGGATTTGACAAATGCTCCATTGGTGAGTTTGCTGCTTCAATTAGGAGATGGAGACCCCCGGAACCATATAAAGGTAAGGGTGTGAGGTATGCCAATGAAATTATAAGATTAAAGGAGGGGAAAGCAGGGAAGAAGAAGTGA
- the LOC133682277 gene encoding very-long-chain aldehyde decarbonylase CER1-like translates to MVKDEKDLSSFLIFPILLWRVLHNQLWISLSRYRTAKGNNRIIDKGIEFDQVDRESNWDDQILFNGILFYVSSKIIPGASYLPMWRLDGVILTALIHMGPVEFLYYWLHRLLHHHYLYSRYHSHHHSSIVTEPITSVIHPFAEHISYSMLFAIPLITTIVTGTASLTSFAGYVTYIDLMNNMGHCNFELIPRWLFIIFPPLKYLMYTPSYHSLHHTQFRTNYSLFMPIYDYIYGTMDTSSVTLYEDSLKRPEEAPDVVHLTHLTTPDSIYHLRLGLACLASTPQESKWYLWLMWPVTLWTMMLTWTYGRTFVVERNRFHKLRLQTWTLPKYNIQYNLRWQKVSINTLIEEAVLKAEEKGVKVLSLGLLNQGEELNRYGELYVQRHPRLKTKVVDGSSLAVAAVLNSIPKGTTQVLHRGNLSKVAYAVALNLCQRGIQVVVPCEDDYQKLKKSFGITSDQNNLILSKSYSIKTWLVGDGLKEEDQKKAAEGTLFIPFSQFPPKKLRKDCFYHSIPAMAAPASLENVDSCENWLPRRVMSAWRVAGIVHALEGWDEHECGSTMADIDKVWQASIQHGFKPLVIKTPLKF, encoded by the exons ATGGTTAAAGATGAAAAAGATCTCTCAAGCTTTCTCATTTTCCCAATTCTGTTGTGGAGAGTGCTTCACAACCAGTTATGGATCAGCCTGTCCCGTTACAGAACAGCCAAAGGAAATAACAGGATTATTGACAAAGGCATTGAATTTGACCAAGTTGATAGAGAAAGCAACTG GGATGACCAAATATTGTTCAATGGAATTTTATTCTACGTTAGTAGCAAAATAATTCCAGGAGCTAGCTATCTCCCCATGTGGAGGTTAGATGGTGTAATTCTAACAGCTCTGATTCATATGGGTCCGGTGGAATTTCTGTATTATTGGCTTCATCGACTTCTTCATCACCACTATCTCTACTCTCGCTATCATTCCCATCACCATTCCTCCATTGTCACAGAGCCCATTACTT CTGTGATTCATCCATTCGCCGAGCACATATCCTACTCCATGCTATTCGCAATACCTTTGATAACGACTATTGTGACGGGGACAGCCTCTTTAACATCCTTTGCTGGTTATGTCACTTACATCGACTTGATGAACAACATGGGTCACTGCAACTTTGAACTCATTCCCAGATGGCTCTTCATCATTTTCCCCCCTCTCAAGTACCTCATGTACACCCCATC GTACCACTCTCTTCACCACACTCAATTCAGAACCAATTACTCACTATTCATGCCCATCTATGATTACATCTATGGCACAATGGACACGTCTTCTGTTACCCTCTATGAAGATTCGCTCAAGAGACCCGAGGAAGCCCCTGATGTAGTGCATCTAACTCATCTTACCACACCAGATTCCATCTATCATTTACGGCTTGGACTTGCCTGCTTGGCTTCCACCCCTCAAGAATCGAAGTGGTATCTATGGTTAATGTGGCCGGTGACCTTGTGGACCATGATGTTAACTTGGACTTATGGACGCACTTTTGTTGTCGAGAGGAATCGCTTCCACAAACTCAGATTACAGACATGGACCTTACCAAAATACAATATTCAA TACAACTTGCGATGGCAAAAAGTATCCATAAATACCTTGATTGAAGAAGCTGTACTTAAAGCTGAGGAAAAAGGTGTTAAAGTGTTAAGTCTCGGTCTCTTGAATCAG GGAGAGGAGCTTAATAGGTATGGTGAACTTTATGTGCAAAGGCATCCCAGGCTCAAAACGAAGGTGGTGGATGGAAGCAGCCTAGCCGTTGCTGCAGTGCTGAATAGCATACCTAAAGGAACAACACAAGTGCTTCATAGAGGCAATCTCTCTAAGGTTGCCTATGCTGTTGCTTTAAATCTCTGCCAGAGGGGAATCCAG GTAGTTGTTCCATGTGAGGATGATTACCAGAAGCTTAAAAAATCCTTCGGCATCACATCTGATCAGAACAATCTTATTCTTTCAAAGAGTTATTCAATAAAG ACGTGGTTAGTTGGGGATGGATTGAAAGAAGAGGACCAGAAGAAGGCAGCAGAAGGAACATTATTTATTCCCTTCTCGCAATTTCCCCCAAAGAAATTGCGCAAGGATTGCTTCTATCACAGCATACCAGCAATGGCAGCCCCTGCATCTCTTGAAAACGTGGACTCTTGCGAG AATTGGCTGCCAAGAAGAGTGATGAGCGCATGGCGTGTGGCTGGAATAGTGCATGCCTTGGAAGGATGGGACGAGCATGAATGCGGTTCTACCATGGCTGACATTGACAAAGTTTGGCAAGCAAGTATCCAACATGGGTTCAAACCTCTGGTCATCAAGACTCCATTAAAATTCTAA